The following proteins are co-located in the Carassius gibelio isolate Cgi1373 ecotype wild population from Czech Republic chromosome A9, carGib1.2-hapl.c, whole genome shotgun sequence genome:
- the LOC128019493 gene encoding poliovirus receptor isoform X1, whose product MVLTEHFYQVLQSRCEDGSWLPGSLRLSRCFLGSQLSDGKVIGQDTTVIYGENATLLCHPTETDDDLTRIIWKKKTRENPEGTPFFVIRPGGKTELKSGLINRVQFIGNFAEKNGSIQLLRMRLLDEGIYTCTFSLFPSGPLETDINVIVFARPEVNIRGEAPVAGYLEVKLASCFASNAWPEAEVMWRLGDLENSLRTETNHTINPDGTVTVVSYLLGVPLKHLNKKNIQCVVKHNTQKDELVLDYTINIHYPPESVVIIPDSPKNAKEYRCVVDSNPEPTSYIWTRESTPYYEGNKLPVTKLSPDINGLYICNASNQYGSSLGSLFISVHTESIDVFWGLFGFVCCAVLAVVVGVKFRYKREWIGVPQRSSDEGAQFRFLNETATHTAALSEQRLGGQERAAV is encoded by the exons atggtcctcaccgagcacttttatcaagtcctacagtctagatgtgaggatggctcctggctcccgggttctctccgcttgagcagatgcttcctcggatctcagttatcag atgGAAAGGTTATTGGCCAGGATACAACAGTCATATATGGAGAAAATGCCACTTTGTTGTGTCATCCGACTGAAACAGATGATGATCTAACCCGTATTATATGGAAGAAAAAGACACGAGAAAACCCTGAGGGAACCCCCTTCTTTGTCATTCGCCCAGGGGGCAAAACTGAACTCAAGAGTGGATTGATAAACAGAGTACAATTTATTGGGAACTTTGCAGAGAAAAATGGGTCTATTCAGCTGCTCAGAATGAGGCTTTTGGATGAAGGGATCTACACATGTACCTTCAGCCTATTCCCTAGTGGGCCATTAGAGACTGACATCAATGTCATCGTTTTTG CTCGTCCTGAGGTTAATATAAGAGGGGAGGCACCTGTTGCTGGATATTTGGAGGTAAAGTTGGCATCGTGCTTTGCCTCTAATGCATGGCCTGAAGCAGAAGTGATGTGGAGATTAGGAGATCTGGAAAACTCTCTGAGGACTGAAACCAATCATACAATAAACCCAGATGGGACCGTTACTGTTGTGTCCTACCTACTTGGTGtcccattaaaacatttaaataagaagAACATCCAGTGTGTGGTGAAACACAACACCCAAAAAGATGAACTTGTGCTGGACTACACAATAAACATCCATT atcctcCTGAGTCGGTGGTTATCATTCCTGACAGTCCAAAAAATGCTAAAGAATACAGGTGTGTAGTGGATAGTAACCCAGAACCAACCAGCTACATCTGGACaag AGAAAGTACTCCCTATTATGAAGGCAACAAGCTTCCTGTGACTAAACTGTCCCCTGACATTAATGGCTTGTACATTTGTAATGCGTCAAACCAATATGGAAGTTCATTAGGTTCCCTGTTTATCAGTGTTCATACTG AATCCATTGACGTCTTTTGGGGTCTGTTTGGTTTTGTCTGCTGTGCTGTTCTTGCTGTTGTTGTTGGAGTGAAATTCAGATACAAGCG ggaATGGATAGGAGTACCACAGCGTTCCAGTGATGAGGGAGCACAG TTTCGCTTTCTGAACGAAACAGCGACACACACCGCAgccttgagtgagcagaggctTGGAGGCCAAGAGAGAGCCGCGGTCTAG
- the LOC128019493 gene encoding poliovirus receptor isoform X3: MVLTEHFYQVLQSRCEDGSWLPGSLRLSRCFLGSQLSDGKVIGQDTTVIYGENATLLCHPTETDDDLTRIIWKKKTRENPEGTPFFVIRPGGKTELKSGLINRVQFIGNFAEKNGSIQLLRMRLLDEGIYTCTFSLFPSGPLETDINVIVFARPEVNIRGEAPVAGYLEVKLASCFASNAWPEAEVMWRLGDLENSLRTETNHTINPDGTVTVVSYLLGVPLKHLNKKNIQCVVKHNTQKDELVLDYTINIHYPPESVVIIPDSPKNAKEYRCVVDSNPEPTSYIWTRESTPYYEGNKLPVTKLSPDINGLYICNASNQYGSSLGSLFISVHTESIDVFWGLFGFVCCAVLAVVVGVKFRYKRFAF, from the exons atggtcctcaccgagcacttttatcaagtcctacagtctagatgtgaggatggctcctggctcccgggttctctccgcttgagcagatgcttcctcggatctcagttatcag atgGAAAGGTTATTGGCCAGGATACAACAGTCATATATGGAGAAAATGCCACTTTGTTGTGTCATCCGACTGAAACAGATGATGATCTAACCCGTATTATATGGAAGAAAAAGACACGAGAAAACCCTGAGGGAACCCCCTTCTTTGTCATTCGCCCAGGGGGCAAAACTGAACTCAAGAGTGGATTGATAAACAGAGTACAATTTATTGGGAACTTTGCAGAGAAAAATGGGTCTATTCAGCTGCTCAGAATGAGGCTTTTGGATGAAGGGATCTACACATGTACCTTCAGCCTATTCCCTAGTGGGCCATTAGAGACTGACATCAATGTCATCGTTTTTG CTCGTCCTGAGGTTAATATAAGAGGGGAGGCACCTGTTGCTGGATATTTGGAGGTAAAGTTGGCATCGTGCTTTGCCTCTAATGCATGGCCTGAAGCAGAAGTGATGTGGAGATTAGGAGATCTGGAAAACTCTCTGAGGACTGAAACCAATCATACAATAAACCCAGATGGGACCGTTACTGTTGTGTCCTACCTACTTGGTGtcccattaaaacatttaaataagaagAACATCCAGTGTGTGGTGAAACACAACACCCAAAAAGATGAACTTGTGCTGGACTACACAATAAACATCCATT atcctcCTGAGTCGGTGGTTATCATTCCTGACAGTCCAAAAAATGCTAAAGAATACAGGTGTGTAGTGGATAGTAACCCAGAACCAACCAGCTACATCTGGACaag AGAAAGTACTCCCTATTATGAAGGCAACAAGCTTCCTGTGACTAAACTGTCCCCTGACATTAATGGCTTGTACATTTGTAATGCGTCAAACCAATATGGAAGTTCATTAGGTTCCCTGTTTATCAGTGTTCATACTG AATCCATTGACGTCTTTTGGGGTCTGTTTGGTTTTGTCTGCTGTGCTGTTCTTGCTGTTGTTGTTGGAGTGAAATTCAGATACAAGCG TTTCGCTTTCTGA
- the LOC128019493 gene encoding poliovirus receptor isoform X2, whose translation MVKLNMLHYSFWKKETVILFVVLSLSVICVRMSDGKVIGQDTTVIYGENATLLCHPTETDDDLTRIIWKKKTRENPEGTPFFVIRPGGKTELKSGLINRVQFIGNFAEKNGSIQLLRMRLLDEGIYTCTFSLFPSGPLETDINVIVFARPEVNIRGEAPVAGYLEVKLASCFASNAWPEAEVMWRLGDLENSLRTETNHTINPDGTVTVVSYLLGVPLKHLNKKNIQCVVKHNTQKDELVLDYTINIHYPPESVVIIPDSPKNAKEYRCVVDSNPEPTSYIWTRESTPYYEGNKLPVTKLSPDINGLYICNASNQYGSSLGSLFISVHTESIDVFWGLFGFVCCAVLAVVVGVKFRYKREWIGVPQRSSDEGAQFRFLNETATHTAALSEQRLGGQERAAV comes from the exons atgGAAAGGTTATTGGCCAGGATACAACAGTCATATATGGAGAAAATGCCACTTTGTTGTGTCATCCGACTGAAACAGATGATGATCTAACCCGTATTATATGGAAGAAAAAGACACGAGAAAACCCTGAGGGAACCCCCTTCTTTGTCATTCGCCCAGGGGGCAAAACTGAACTCAAGAGTGGATTGATAAACAGAGTACAATTTATTGGGAACTTTGCAGAGAAAAATGGGTCTATTCAGCTGCTCAGAATGAGGCTTTTGGATGAAGGGATCTACACATGTACCTTCAGCCTATTCCCTAGTGGGCCATTAGAGACTGACATCAATGTCATCGTTTTTG CTCGTCCTGAGGTTAATATAAGAGGGGAGGCACCTGTTGCTGGATATTTGGAGGTAAAGTTGGCATCGTGCTTTGCCTCTAATGCATGGCCTGAAGCAGAAGTGATGTGGAGATTAGGAGATCTGGAAAACTCTCTGAGGACTGAAACCAATCATACAATAAACCCAGATGGGACCGTTACTGTTGTGTCCTACCTACTTGGTGtcccattaaaacatttaaataagaagAACATCCAGTGTGTGGTGAAACACAACACCCAAAAAGATGAACTTGTGCTGGACTACACAATAAACATCCATT atcctcCTGAGTCGGTGGTTATCATTCCTGACAGTCCAAAAAATGCTAAAGAATACAGGTGTGTAGTGGATAGTAACCCAGAACCAACCAGCTACATCTGGACaag AGAAAGTACTCCCTATTATGAAGGCAACAAGCTTCCTGTGACTAAACTGTCCCCTGACATTAATGGCTTGTACATTTGTAATGCGTCAAACCAATATGGAAGTTCATTAGGTTCCCTGTTTATCAGTGTTCATACTG AATCCATTGACGTCTTTTGGGGTCTGTTTGGTTTTGTCTGCTGTGCTGTTCTTGCTGTTGTTGTTGGAGTGAAATTCAGATACAAGCG ggaATGGATAGGAGTACCACAGCGTTCCAGTGATGAGGGAGCACAG TTTCGCTTTCTGAACGAAACAGCGACACACACCGCAgccttgagtgagcagaggctTGGAGGCCAAGAGAGAGCCGCGGTCTAG